One Xyrauchen texanus isolate HMW12.3.18 chromosome 34, RBS_HiC_50CHRs, whole genome shotgun sequence genomic window carries:
- the LOC127627841 gene encoding gastrula zinc finger protein XlCGF8.2DB-like isoform X1, translating into MSDSNPCRMKDMEEQTGLLELNEMEENHFTVGETSFSCSKIENNFTRKRARRTAAENPLTCSHCGKRFKRKIDLSKHIRIHTGERPFMCPQCGKSFTCKANLKIHIRIHTGEKPFTCTQCGKSFSKYGSLADHKRVHTGEKPFMCPQCGKSYTFKANLKIHIRNHTGEKPFECPQCEKSFKRKRELLTHIRSHTGQKPFTCTLCGKSFTCNSYLKDHIRIHTGEMPFTCTQCGKTFKWKSNLNDHLHFHSGEKSFKCDECGKTFAWASGLRQHLKTHSNEKPHKCSHCGKDFSGSGTLKRHERVHTGEKPYQCKSCGKTFNQSSHLQNHMKKICTKSQK; encoded by the exons ATGAGTGATTCAAACCCCTGCAGAATGAAAGatatggaggaacaaacag GCCTGTTGGAACTAAATGAAATGGAGGAGAATCATTTCACAGTTGGAGAAACATCTTTTAGTTGCTCAAAgattgaaaataatttcacacgCAAACGTGCTCGAAGAACAGCAGCCGAAAATCCTCTCACCTGCTCTCACTGTGGAAAAAGATTCAAACGAAAAATAGATTTGAGTAAACACATACGAATCCACACCGGAGAGAGGCCTTTCATgtgtcctcagtgtggaaagagcttCACATGTAAAGCAAACCTTAAGATTCACATACGAATCCATACGGGAGAGAAGCCGTTTACATGCACCCAATGTGGAAAGAGCTTCTCCAAATACGGAAGTCTTGCGGATCACAAAAGGgtccacactggagaaaagcctttcatgtgtcctcagtgtggaaagagctaCACGTTTAAAGCAAACCTTAAGATTCACATACGAAACCACACGGGAGAGAAGCCTTTCGAATGTCCTCAGTGTGAAAAAAGTTTCAAACGAAAGCGAGAGCTTCTTACACACATTAGATCTCACACCGGACAGAAACCGTTTACATGCACTCTGTGTGGAAAGAGCTTCACGTGCAACTCGTACCTTAAGGATCACATACGAATCCACACGGGAGAGATGCCTTTCACGTGCACTCAGTGCGGAAAGAccttcaaatggaaaagcaatcTTAACGATCATCTGCACTTCCACTCTGGAGAAAAGTCATTTAAGTGCGACGAGTGCGGTAAAACGTTTGCCTGGGCATCAGGCCTGAGACAACACCTGAAAACTCATTCAAACGAGAAGCCTCACAAGTGCTCGCACTGTGGGAAGGACTTCAGTGGATCGGGAACCCTGAAAAGACACGAGCGAGTGCATACGGGAGAGAAGCCGTATCAATGCAAGTCATGCGGGAAAACGTTCAACCAATCAAGTCATCTACAGAACCATATGAAAAAAATCTGCACGAAATCGCAAAAGTGA
- the LOC127627841 gene encoding gastrula zinc finger protein XlCGF8.2DB-like isoform X2, translating into MSDSNPCRMKDMEEQTGLLELNEMEENHFTVGETSFSCSKIENNFTRKRARRTAAENPLTCSHCGKRFKRKIDLSKHIRIHTGERPFMCPQCGKSFTCKANLKIHIRIHTGEKPFTCTQCGKSFSKYGSLADHKRVHTGEKPFMCPQCGKSYTFKANLKIHIRNHTGEKPFECPQCEKSFKRKRELLTHIRSHTGQKPFTCTLCGKSFTCNSYLKDHIRIHTGEMPFTCTQCGKTFKWKSNLNDHLHFHSGEKSFKCDECGKTFAWASGLRQHLKTHSNEKPHKCSHCGKDFSGSGTLKRHERVHTGEKPYQCKSCGKTFNQSSHLQNHMKKICTKSQK; encoded by the coding sequence GCCTGTTGGAACTAAATGAAATGGAGGAGAATCATTTCACAGTTGGAGAAACATCTTTTAGTTGCTCAAAgattgaaaataatttcacacgCAAACGTGCTCGAAGAACAGCAGCCGAAAATCCTCTCACCTGCTCTCACTGTGGAAAAAGATTCAAACGAAAAATAGATTTGAGTAAACACATACGAATCCACACCGGAGAGAGGCCTTTCATgtgtcctcagtgtggaaagagcttCACATGTAAAGCAAACCTTAAGATTCACATACGAATCCATACGGGAGAGAAGCCGTTTACATGCACCCAATGTGGAAAGAGCTTCTCCAAATACGGAAGTCTTGCGGATCACAAAAGGgtccacactggagaaaagcctttcatgtgtcctcagtgtggaaagagctaCACGTTTAAAGCAAACCTTAAGATTCACATACGAAACCACACGGGAGAGAAGCCTTTCGAATGTCCTCAGTGTGAAAAAAGTTTCAAACGAAAGCGAGAGCTTCTTACACACATTAGATCTCACACCGGACAGAAACCGTTTACATGCACTCTGTGTGGAAAGAGCTTCACGTGCAACTCGTACCTTAAGGATCACATACGAATCCACACGGGAGAGATGCCTTTCACGTGCACTCAGTGCGGAAAGAccttcaaatggaaaagcaatcTTAACGATCATCTGCACTTCCACTCTGGAGAAAAGTCATTTAAGTGCGACGAGTGCGGTAAAACGTTTGCCTGGGCATCAGGCCTGAGACAACACCTGAAAACTCATTCAAACGAGAAGCCTCACAAGTGCTCGCACTGTGGGAAGGACTTCAGTGGATCGGGAACCCTGAAAAGACACGAGCGAGTGCATACGGGAGAGAAGCCGTATCAATGCAAGTCATGCGGGAAAACGTTCAACCAATCAAGTCATCTACAGAACCATATGAAAAAAATCTGCACGAAATCGCAAAAGTGA